The Geotrypetes seraphini chromosome 8, aGeoSer1.1, whole genome shotgun sequence genome includes a region encoding these proteins:
- the MED26 gene encoding mediator of RNA polymerase II transcription subunit 26 isoform X2 yields the protein MVAVLEVISSLEKYPITKEALEETRLGKIINDVRKKTTNEDLAKRAKKLLRSWQKLIEPVSQNEPVPKGLPNPPGSANGGAHNCKQETLPIAVAVGAKPIQELKNKNDIQKLHSPKAEKPGSRKRKVEQKDGLQGPPSKVSKSSHEPLQNSSPPPTNGIGGSPESFPSPLDLNMHTGPERSRTEPNENDKHSKIPVNAVKPHTSSPGLVKSSSTSSLFKAAMVQQHEKSDETRGQHQPRSPRCTTFSPRNIRQETFSRQHTTYAPKGSVASPSLWPQCLDAAQVSSPLPSMQPSTPPSSVKTSQQSGAEASPIGQEQVTYDILHRHLAGTPQQQHLPHGSKSSTHPGELAMPRLGFSPDPTRADSDDAASGSDSNKKKKYRPRDYTVNLDGQGLEEVVKPVRLKKERKLTFDPMTGQIKPLTQKDSLQVESLPVVEQHRTEMDKQEPKINLQSPFEQTNWEELSRNEIIQSYLNRQSSLLSSSGVQTPGAHYFMSEYLKQEESTRREARKTHVLVPNILPTDLPGVSREVTNEDLQRIHTHHWPGVNGCYDTQGNWYDWTQCISLDPHGDEGRLNVLPYVCLD from the coding sequence GAAACCAGATTAGGAAAAATCATTAATGATGTAAGAAAGAAGACAACCAATGAGGATCTTGCTAAGCGTGCCAAGAAACTGCTACGGAGTTGGCAAAAGCTAATAGAGCCTGTGAGCCAGAATGAACCTGTGCCAAAGGGGTTGCCGAATCCACCGGGATCGGCAAACGGTGGGGCTCACAACTGCAAACAGGAAACTCTTCCCATAGCAGTTGCTGTTGGAGCAAAACCCATTCAggagttaaaaaacaaaaatgataTACAAAAATTACACTCTCCAAAAGCAGAGAAACCAGGAAGCCGCAAAAGGAAAGTTGAGCAGAAAGATGGACTCCAGGGACCTCCTTCCAAAGTTTCCAAAAGTAGCCATGAACCATTACAGAACTCTTCCCCTCCACCAACAAATGGTATTGGTGGAAGCCCAGAAAGTTTTCCCAGTCCTTTGGACTTAAACATGCACACAGGACCTGAAAGAAGCAGGACAGAACCGAATGAGAATGACAAACACAGTAAAATCCCAGTGAACGCTGTAAAACCTCATACCAGTTCTCCAGGACTTGTAAAATCCTCAAGCACTTCCTCCTTATTTAAGGCTGCAATGGTTCAGCAGCATGAAAAGTCTGATGAAACCAGGGGACAACATCAGCCAAGGAGTCCCCGCTGCACCACCTTCAGTCCTAGGAACATTAGGCAAGAGACCTTTTCCCGACAGCACACCACATATGCACCAAAGGGTTCCGTAGCCAGTCCTTCTCTATGGCCACAGTGCTTAGATGCTGCACAGGTGTCGTCACCGCTACCCTCCATGCAACCGTCCACACCACCCTCATCAGTAAAGACTTCCCAGCAGTCAGGAGCTGAGGCATCTCCGATTGGGCAGGAGCAGGTGACTTACGACATTCTCCACCGGCATTTGGCTGGGACCCCGCAACAGCAACACCTGCCCCATGGCTCCAAATCCAGCACACACCCAGGGGAATTGGCAATGCCTCGCCTTGGGTTTTCGCCAGATCCTACAAGGGCAGACAGTGACGATGCAGCATCTGGGTCGGAcagcaacaaaaagaaaaagtacAGGCCCAGAGATTACACAGTGAACTTGGATGGGCAGGGCCTAGAGGAAGTTGTGAAGCCTGTGAGGTTAAAAAAAGAACGCAAACTTACTTTTGATCCCATGACAGGGCAGATAAAACCTCTAACACAAAAAGATTCTTTGCAGGTAGAAAGCTTGCCTGTTGTGGAACAACATAGGACAGAAATGGACAAGCAGGAGCCCAAGATCAACCTGCAGAGTCCTTTTGAACAAACAAACTGGGAAGAATTATCTAGAAATGAAATCATTCAATCCTATTTAAACAGACAAAGTAGTTTGCTCTCCTCGTCAGGTGTACAGACCCCTGGAGCTCACTATTTTATGTCTGAGTATTTAAAGCAAGAAGAAAGCACTAGGCGAGAAGCTAGAAAAACTCATGTTTTAGTACCTAATATCTTACCCACGGACTTGCCTGGGGTCTCTAGAGAGGTCACAAATGAGGACCTCCAAAGAATACACACGCACCACTGGCCAGGTGTGAACGGTTGTTATGATACACAGGGTAACTGGTATGATTGGACGCAGTGCATATCATTAGATCCACACGGGGATGAGGGTAGATTAAATGTCCTGCCTTATGTTTGCCTAGACTGA
- the MED26 gene encoding mediator of RNA polymerase II transcription subunit 26 isoform X1 → MTAAPATPQQMKERLLQAIDLQNNIRNMVAVLEVISSLEKYPITKEALEETRLGKIINDVRKKTTNEDLAKRAKKLLRSWQKLIEPVSQNEPVPKGLPNPPGSANGGAHNCKQETLPIAVAVGAKPIQELKNKNDIQKLHSPKAEKPGSRKRKVEQKDGLQGPPSKVSKSSHEPLQNSSPPPTNGIGGSPESFPSPLDLNMHTGPERSRTEPNENDKHSKIPVNAVKPHTSSPGLVKSSSTSSLFKAAMVQQHEKSDETRGQHQPRSPRCTTFSPRNIRQETFSRQHTTYAPKGSVASPSLWPQCLDAAQVSSPLPSMQPSTPPSSVKTSQQSGAEASPIGQEQVTYDILHRHLAGTPQQQHLPHGSKSSTHPGELAMPRLGFSPDPTRADSDDAASGSDSNKKKKYRPRDYTVNLDGQGLEEVVKPVRLKKERKLTFDPMTGQIKPLTQKDSLQVESLPVVEQHRTEMDKQEPKINLQSPFEQTNWEELSRNEIIQSYLNRQSSLLSSSGVQTPGAHYFMSEYLKQEESTRREARKTHVLVPNILPTDLPGVSREVTNEDLQRIHTHHWPGVNGCYDTQGNWYDWTQCISLDPHGDEGRLNVLPYVCLD, encoded by the coding sequence GAAACCAGATTAGGAAAAATCATTAATGATGTAAGAAAGAAGACAACCAATGAGGATCTTGCTAAGCGTGCCAAGAAACTGCTACGGAGTTGGCAAAAGCTAATAGAGCCTGTGAGCCAGAATGAACCTGTGCCAAAGGGGTTGCCGAATCCACCGGGATCGGCAAACGGTGGGGCTCACAACTGCAAACAGGAAACTCTTCCCATAGCAGTTGCTGTTGGAGCAAAACCCATTCAggagttaaaaaacaaaaatgataTACAAAAATTACACTCTCCAAAAGCAGAGAAACCAGGAAGCCGCAAAAGGAAAGTTGAGCAGAAAGATGGACTCCAGGGACCTCCTTCCAAAGTTTCCAAAAGTAGCCATGAACCATTACAGAACTCTTCCCCTCCACCAACAAATGGTATTGGTGGAAGCCCAGAAAGTTTTCCCAGTCCTTTGGACTTAAACATGCACACAGGACCTGAAAGAAGCAGGACAGAACCGAATGAGAATGACAAACACAGTAAAATCCCAGTGAACGCTGTAAAACCTCATACCAGTTCTCCAGGACTTGTAAAATCCTCAAGCACTTCCTCCTTATTTAAGGCTGCAATGGTTCAGCAGCATGAAAAGTCTGATGAAACCAGGGGACAACATCAGCCAAGGAGTCCCCGCTGCACCACCTTCAGTCCTAGGAACATTAGGCAAGAGACCTTTTCCCGACAGCACACCACATATGCACCAAAGGGTTCCGTAGCCAGTCCTTCTCTATGGCCACAGTGCTTAGATGCTGCACAGGTGTCGTCACCGCTACCCTCCATGCAACCGTCCACACCACCCTCATCAGTAAAGACTTCCCAGCAGTCAGGAGCTGAGGCATCTCCGATTGGGCAGGAGCAGGTGACTTACGACATTCTCCACCGGCATTTGGCTGGGACCCCGCAACAGCAACACCTGCCCCATGGCTCCAAATCCAGCACACACCCAGGGGAATTGGCAATGCCTCGCCTTGGGTTTTCGCCAGATCCTACAAGGGCAGACAGTGACGATGCAGCATCTGGGTCGGAcagcaacaaaaagaaaaagtacAGGCCCAGAGATTACACAGTGAACTTGGATGGGCAGGGCCTAGAGGAAGTTGTGAAGCCTGTGAGGTTAAAAAAAGAACGCAAACTTACTTTTGATCCCATGACAGGGCAGATAAAACCTCTAACACAAAAAGATTCTTTGCAGGTAGAAAGCTTGCCTGTTGTGGAACAACATAGGACAGAAATGGACAAGCAGGAGCCCAAGATCAACCTGCAGAGTCCTTTTGAACAAACAAACTGGGAAGAATTATCTAGAAATGAAATCATTCAATCCTATTTAAACAGACAAAGTAGTTTGCTCTCCTCGTCAGGTGTACAGACCCCTGGAGCTCACTATTTTATGTCTGAGTATTTAAAGCAAGAAGAAAGCACTAGGCGAGAAGCTAGAAAAACTCATGTTTTAGTACCTAATATCTTACCCACGGACTTGCCTGGGGTCTCTAGAGAGGTCACAAATGAGGACCTCCAAAGAATACACACGCACCACTGGCCAGGTGTGAACGGTTGTTATGATACACAGGGTAACTGGTATGATTGGACGCAGTGCATATCATTAGATCCACACGGGGATGAGGGTAGATTAAATGTCCTGCCTTATGTTTGCCTAGACTGA